In the genome of Spirochaetaceae bacterium, the window AGTACGAGGAGTGGCTGACGCGCGGGGTCAAGAACGTCACCGGCCTGCCGCGGCCGGTCCCCTACGAGATCGACCTGCAGAACGCGGTGTGGTTCGGCGAGTGGGCCGCGGCGCTCGGCGTGTCGGAGGTGGATCTGTCCTCGATCGTCGTGAAGCTGTGCTACGCCGGCCTGTTCCTGCTCGTGCTGGTGATTCTCACTTGGCTGTCGGAGACCGCGTTGCGCTCGCCGTGGGGCCGCATGATGCGCGCCATTCGCGACAACGAGACGGCCGCCCGCGCCATGGGCAAGGACGTCGCCGCCCGCCACCTGCAGGTGTTCGTGCTCGGCTCGGCGGTTATCGGCATCGCCGGCGCCATGCTCACCACGCTCGACGGTCAGTTTACGCCGGCCTCCTACCAGCCGATGCGTTTCACCTTTCTGATCTGGGTGATGGTGATCGTGGGCGGCTCGGGCAACAACTGGGGCGCCGTGCTCGGCGGCTTCCTGGTCTGGTACGTGTGGGTCCAGGCGGAACCGGTGGGCCTGCAGGTGATGGAGCTGGTCACCGCCCCGATGGCGCCGGAGAGCCCGCTCAAGGCGCACCTCCTGGCCAGCGCAGCCCACACGCGGCCGATCGTGATGGGGGCGGTCCTGCTGCTCGTTCTGCGCTTCGCACCGCGCGGCCTGATCCCGGAGGAGCGACGCTGAACCGATCTCGCAACGCCTCGC includes:
- a CDS encoding branched-chain amino acid ABC transporter permease, whose protein sequence is MSGRVGSWLARAPRKPALFAAMAALVCLVGVVQSWSLALAIVNLCLISAIMTLGVNIQWGYAGLFNAGVMGFAALGGLAGILVAMPPVAAAWRAGGGGVLVGLALAALTVFAVLFVRRRLGKRWLRRLAVALLLIGGALAARAVFAPAVEAVEAIDPTVTGYLGGLGLPIVVAWLVGGAFAAAAAWVCKISLSLRSDYLAIATLGIAEIIVAILKYEEWLTRGVKNVTGLPRPVPYEIDLQNAVWFGEWAAALGVSEVDLSSIVVKLCYAGLFLLVLVILTWLSETALRSPWGRMMRAIRDNETAARAMGKDVAARHLQVFVLGSAVIGIAGAMLTTLDGQFTPASYQPMRFTFLIWVMVIVGGSGNNWGAVLGGFLVWYVWVQAEPVGLQVMELVTAPMAPESPLKAHLLASAAHTRPIVMGAVLLLVLRFAPRGLIPEERR